The Panicum virgatum strain AP13 chromosome 6K, P.virgatum_v5, whole genome shotgun sequence nucleotide sequence GCAAGGCGCCTCACGAACCTCCAGGACTTGTTCGCCCTCCGCGCCGTCTGCCGCACCTACCGCGCCTTCCTCCCGCTGACCTCATCCAACCTCGCCTCCcaggcgccgctcctcctcgtACCCTTGGAGGATGGATCCAAAGCCCTCTTCCACCCCACCCTCCGCCTGATCCACCGCTTCTGCCTCCACCTCATGGCCCGAGCCGGCACCGACTGGAGAATCACCCGATTCCACGCATGCGGCAAGCAAGGCCGGGTTCACTgaaccggttccggtttgggccggtatcaaaccggttcaaattcaaaattcaaatttaaatttaaaaaaaataaaaaattcctaaaaatacttcaaggtgtgacaaatctaatggtgtcaaattttctcaaaaattcgttcatttagtatagtttacggggatttaaagttaaacaaaaaaacgtgcatataaAGTATAccaatacaatgtaaaagtattacaaaagagggttggagggttcatttaggctaaaatatattatacaaatatttatttagtatactttgcgggcatttaaatttaaatcaaaaaagaaaaaaatttgaatttggccggttactaGTCAAACCGatcggttaccagtcaaaccggccggtaaaccggtcaaaccgaccggtaagccGGTCCGAACCGATTGCACGGCGacttttaaatttaaatttaaatttaatcgATTCCGACCGGTTTTCGATCAAACCAGATCGATGTACCGGAACTGCACTCCGCTGATTTGGCCGGATGGGTCGGTAAGTTAAACCCCGGCGGCAACCGCCTCGCCATCTACGAAATCGGGGGAAAGCGGGGCTACCCCACGCCCAGCCTCTCCAACCTCAGCATCGTTAGCCTCCT carries:
- the LOC120713772 gene encoding uncharacterized protein LOC120713772; amino-acid sequence: MALSNRRRSCSPPATASSLYFPPELIPEVARRLTNLQDLFALRAVCRTYRAFLPLTSSNLASQAPLLLVPLEDGSKALFHPTLRLIHRFCLHLMARAGTDWRITRFHACGNRLAIYEIGGKRGYPTPSLSNLSIVSLLTGERTCLSGPPEGMSRILLCGDLVLTWKQIQRAIRFMILLVLSFVLPLVPDGVPTQLW